GAGGGGCTCATGGGAGGCATGCGAGCTCCGCCTCGGGGGCCTCTTCGTCCTGGAGCGCCAGCAGGCATTGCAGCGCCTCCGCGTCCGGCGTGTCCGAAACCCAGGCCCGCCGCCACAGCAGGGCGGCCACACGCGTGGGAATGTTCGAGTCCGGGGCGACCAGGGCGCGGATGACCCCGTTGCTCCCGACCTTCGCCTGCTGCCGGGCGGACTCCAACGTGGCCACGATGTCGGGGCATCCCTCGGGACAGTTGTAGAGGAAGACCGCGTGCCCGTGCTCCAGGTTGTGCAGCCACAGGCACCGGCTCTGCTCGGTGTCGTGGACCCGGCACCGCAGGGTGTCGGCGCAGTGCGGGCCACTGGTGGGCGGGTTCAGGCCGTCTCCGCACGCCGTGCTCGTGCAGGAGATGTGGTTCGCGGACGCCGGGGGCGGCGAGAGGGGAATCTCGAAGCGGGAGCAGTCGGGCTTGCTCGGACCGCAGGCGAGCAGGGGGAGCAGGAGGAGGGCGGGAAGGGCGCGCTGGAACGGGGACATCGGTCGCTTTCTCTTATCGCATTCATGGGTGGATGCGTCAGCAGGTCGCCTACACTGCCCGTGAGATCCCATGCCCGACCTGGTTCGCCGCGCCTCTTCCGCCCTCTTCGAGCACACCCCCGACGGCGTGCTGGTGCTCGATTCCCAGCACCGGCTCCTGGAGGCCAACAGTGCCGCGCAGCGGTTGCTCGGCGAGTCGCGCGAGGCGCTCCTGGGCAGGTCCCTCGCGGAGCTGCTGCCGGAGTGGACGCCTCCCGGACCGCTGTCTCCCGAGGACCCACCCCGGGAGGGGGAGCTCGTCTGGTACGGCACCGCGGGCGCTCCACGTCAGGCGCGCGTACTGCGCATCCGGTGCGTGCCCCTCCCGGAAGGGCTGATGCTGGTGCTGCGCGACCTGACGGCGCACGCGGAGGTGGAGTCCTCGCTGCGCCAGCAGAAGGAGTATTACGAGTCGCTGGTCCTCAACAGCCCGGTGGCCATCGTCACCATCAATCTCCGGTTCACCGTGGTGTCCTGGAACCCGGCGGCGGAGCAGTTGTTCGGCTACACGCGCCAGGAGGCCGTCGGACGCAACCTCCTTCGGCTGGTGGCCGGAGAGGGGCCCCTCCGTGAGGAGGCCGAGACCACCGCGCGCGAGGCGCTCCAGCAGGGCCGGGTCCACACCCTCACGCGGCGCCTGCGCAGGGATGGGACGATCCTCGACGTCGAGCTCCTGGCGCTGCCGGTGATGGTGGAGGGGGAGCACGTGGGGTTCATCGCCATCTACCACGACATCACCGAGCTCCGCCGGCTGCACGACCAGGAGCTGGCGCACCTGCGCACCATCCAGCGCGAGCGCGAGCGGGTGGATCAGCTCCTGCTCAACATCCTGCCGAAGCCCGTGGCCGACCGGCTCAAGCAGGGCCAGCGCATCATCGTGGAGAACTTCCCGGACGTCACCGTGCTGTTCGCCGACCTGGTGGACTTCACCCACTTCTCCACCCAGCACACGCCGCCGGACGTGTTGCAGGTGCTGAACATGGTCTTCTCGGTGTTCGACCAGCTCACGGACGAGCTCGGGGTGGAGAAGGTGAAGACGATTGGCGATGCGTACATGGCGGTGGGCGGGCTGTCCCTGCCCCGGAGCGACCATGCCGAGGCCATGGCGAGCCTGGCGCTGGCCATGCGCACCGAGCTCCTGAAGCTGGGCGAGCAGTTGCAGATCCCCCTGCATCTGCGCATCGGCATCCACTCGGGTCCGGTGATCGCCGGGGTCATCGGCGACAAGAAGTTCGCCTATGACCTCTGGGGAGACACGGTCAATACCGCGAGCCGGATGGAGTCCCACGGCGTGGTGGATGGCATCCACGTCACCGAGGCGGTCCACGAGCGGTTGCGAGGCCGCTACCGCTTCCAGGACCAGGGCGTGATGCACGTGAAGGGGAAGGGCCCCATGCGCACCTGGCTGCTGCTCGGCGCGGAGTGAGCGGGGACGAGGCGCTTCCGCGCTACCCTGGCTGGCCGCCCTCCCGTCGGGCTCAGCGGGCCTGTGCGACGTTTCTCCCAGGACGAATCCTAGGAGGGTGCGAGAAGGACTCTCTTCATATCGACTCGGCTATGTCGCCAACTGTCTCTCGCTCGAGGTGGGGGCGAGCCATACGTGCCGGCTCGCGGGCGCCACTCCCGAGCGGCTCGAGGCGCTCATCGAGCAGAACCTCTCCGAGCTGGAGCAGATCCTCCTGTTCAACGAGGCGCGAGGCATCGAGCTGTTCCGTATCGGCTCCTCGCTCATCCCGTTCGGCTCCCACCCCGTCAACACGCTGAAGTGGTGGCGCAAGTACGCACGGGAGTTCGATCGCCTGGGGCACATCGCCCGGCGTTCGCGCCAGCGGCTCTCGATGCACCCCTCACCGGCGGGGGCGTCACTGACGTCCGTGCACCAGCGGGTGCGCGATGCGGCGATCGCCGAGTTGCGCTACAGCGCCCGTGTGTTGGACCTGCTCGGCCAGGGACCCGAGGCGCGCGTGGTCATCCACCTCGGAGGCGCGGCGCCGAGCCGGCCCGAGGCGCTGGACAACGCGCACCGCATGCTGGATGCCATGCCCGAGGAGCTGCGCGACCGGATCGTCATCGAGCACGATGACAAGGTCTGGTCCGCGCGCGAGGTGGCCCCGCTGGCCCGGGAGCACGGGTTGCCCTG
This is a stretch of genomic DNA from Archangium violaceum. It encodes these proteins:
- a CDS encoding DUF3105 domain-containing protein translates to MSPFQRALPALLLLPLLACGPSKPDCSRFEIPLSPPPASANHISCTSTACGDGLNPPTSGPHCADTLRCRVHDTEQSRCLWLHNLEHGHAVFLYNCPEGCPDIVATLESARQQAKVGSNGVIRALVAPDSNIPTRVAALLWRRAWVSDTPDAEALQCLLALQDEEAPEAELACLP
- a CDS encoding adenylate/guanylate cyclase domain-containing protein, encoding MPDLVRRASSALFEHTPDGVLVLDSQHRLLEANSAAQRLLGESREALLGRSLAELLPEWTPPGPLSPEDPPREGELVWYGTAGAPRQARVLRIRCVPLPEGLMLVLRDLTAHAEVESSLRQQKEYYESLVLNSPVAIVTINLRFTVVSWNPAAEQLFGYTRQEAVGRNLLRLVAGEGPLREEAETTAREALQQGRVHTLTRRLRRDGTILDVELLALPVMVEGEHVGFIAIYHDITELRRLHDQELAHLRTIQRERERVDQLLLNILPKPVADRLKQGQRIIVENFPDVTVLFADLVDFTHFSTQHTPPDVLQVLNMVFSVFDQLTDELGVEKVKTIGDAYMAVGGLSLPRSDHAEAMASLALAMRTELLKLGEQLQIPLHLRIGIHSGPVIAGVIGDKKFAYDLWGDTVNTASRMESHGVVDGIHVTEAVHERLRGRYRFQDQGVMHVKGKGPMRTWLLLGAE
- the uvsE gene encoding UV DNA damage repair endonuclease UvsE, with translation MREGLSSYRLGYVANCLSLEVGASHTCRLAGATPERLEALIEQNLSELEQILLFNEARGIELFRIGSSLIPFGSHPVNTLKWWRKYAREFDRLGHIARRSRQRLSMHPSPAGASLTSVHQRVRDAAIAELRYSARVLDLLGQGPEARVVIHLGGAAPSRPEALDNAHRMLDAMPEELRDRIVIEHDDKVWSAREVAPLAREHGLPWLADNLHNFIKPSEPEMPLEELLRESAASWRALDLRPKFHLASQKPDGRPGAHADRIDPRDFRAVVAALDGPADLMLEAKDKDLALFALRQEAGSLSQPATV